One genomic region from Chthonomonas calidirosea T49 encodes:
- the purE gene encoding 5-(carboxyamino)imidazole ribonucleotide mutase, translating into MRRFDKRLCYTFDMQNEPSPLVGIIMGSQSDWETMRHAAETLSQLNIPYEVRVVSAHRTPDLLFEYAASAEARGLKVLIAGAGGAAHLPGMTAAKTLLPVLGVPVQSRALQGLDSLLSIVQMPAGVPVGTLAIGAAGAVNAALLAAAILGTQMSSVREALRHFREEQTQKVLSHPDPREGVS; encoded by the coding sequence ATGAGGCGCTTCGACAAGCGCCTATGCTATACTTTTGATATGCAGAACGAACCATCTCCCCTGGTTGGCATCATCATGGGGTCACAGTCCGATTGGGAAACGATGCGCCACGCGGCCGAAACGCTGTCGCAGCTTAACATTCCTTACGAAGTGCGTGTTGTATCCGCTCATAGAACTCCCGACCTACTTTTCGAATATGCTGCTAGCGCCGAAGCAAGGGGCCTTAAAGTCCTCATTGCCGGTGCTGGCGGGGCGGCCCATCTTCCCGGAATGACAGCAGCAAAAACCCTTCTACCGGTACTGGGGGTACCGGTACAATCTCGAGCGCTCCAAGGTCTCGACTCCCTGCTCTCCATCGTCCAAATGCCGGCAGGTGTACCGGTGGGTACACTGGCCATCGGCGCGGCGGGGGCGGTTAATGCGGCCCTGCTTGCCGCTGCGATTCTGGGCACCCAAATGTCCAGCGTCCGCGAGGCCCTCCGTCACTTTCGCGAAGAGCAAACCCAAAAAGTGCTCTCCCATCCCGATCCACGAGAGGGTGTCTCATGA
- a CDS encoding MFS transporter: MSTEAHPSSDSASNHQQALRRDWTLFLVSTFLFSFGFAVYSGDFQNFLRDHLGANPLMLGGLESLREIPGLLAALMAGTLAMLPETRIASLGLLIMGIGIGFSGTISSYWLLVAITVFWSIGFHSYSPVSSSIALALAEGKEGGRHLSRMTAIRNAATVAALIVAWLVAVVSAQMGLRPIAGKTPSSVYLISFAFAGSCICLAGLLCMRISHRGSTKGSRARLLIRRKYSLYYLLSFLDGCRRQIFSIFASFALVLVYKVPLENMLFIQFINAVLIILLAPLIGREIDKRGERGPLTFYSIGLIVVFLGYATIRTVNALVALFLIDNVLFSFGVGFTTYLNRIAEPNEITPCLSMGVTMNHIAAVTVPVGGAWLWTHYHNYQLPFWVGVVIATISLGATLWLPKEHKPQVPAIEEVVLREEPLLTEELEPEG; encoded by the coding sequence GTGAGCACCGAAGCTCATCCGTCAAGCGATTCCGCGTCCAACCACCAACAAGCTCTACGCCGTGATTGGACTCTCTTCCTCGTAAGCACCTTCCTCTTCTCTTTCGGTTTTGCTGTCTATTCGGGAGACTTTCAGAACTTCCTTCGCGACCATCTCGGCGCGAACCCTCTTATGCTGGGGGGACTTGAGTCGCTACGAGAAATCCCCGGACTCTTGGCTGCCCTTATGGCTGGAACCCTCGCTATGCTGCCCGAGACGCGCATCGCCTCTTTAGGCCTCCTTATAATGGGCATTGGCATCGGGTTTTCCGGCACCATCTCCTCCTACTGGCTTCTAGTGGCCATTACCGTTTTTTGGTCTATCGGCTTCCATTCCTACTCTCCCGTTAGCTCCTCCATAGCCCTCGCTTTGGCTGAGGGCAAAGAAGGGGGACGTCATTTGAGTAGGATGACGGCTATACGCAATGCCGCCACTGTGGCAGCTCTCATCGTTGCATGGCTGGTCGCCGTAGTTTCGGCTCAAATGGGCCTGCGTCCGATAGCAGGAAAAACACCCTCTTCCGTTTATCTAATCAGTTTTGCTTTCGCAGGTTCCTGCATCTGCTTAGCAGGGCTTCTCTGCATGCGCATTTCGCATCGTGGCTCCACGAAGGGTTCACGCGCCCGTCTCCTTATTCGCCGAAAATACTCTCTCTACTACTTACTCTCCTTCCTTGACGGCTGCCGAAGACAGATTTTTAGCATCTTTGCATCTTTCGCCCTCGTCCTCGTCTATAAAGTACCGCTTGAAAATATGCTCTTCATTCAGTTCATCAATGCTGTTCTCATCATCCTCCTTGCCCCCCTCATCGGCAGAGAGATAGATAAACGAGGAGAGCGTGGCCCGCTAACCTTCTATAGCATTGGGCTTATTGTCGTCTTCCTAGGCTACGCTACCATACGTACCGTTAATGCCCTTGTGGCTCTTTTTCTCATTGACAATGTGCTTTTTAGCTTCGGGGTCGGCTTCACCACCTATCTCAATCGTATCGCCGAACCAAACGAGATCACACCCTGCCTCTCGATGGGAGTGACGATGAACCACATCGCCGCCGTTACTGTTCCGGTTGGAGGTGCTTGGCTTTGGACACACTATCACAACTACCAACTGCCGTTTTGGGTGGGTGTGGTCATCGCCACGATCTCGCTGGGGGCCACCCTCTGGCTTCCAAAAGAGCATAAACCGCAAGTTCCCGCCATCGAGGAGGTTGTACTTCGGGAGGAACCGCTTCTTACCGAAGAGCTAGAACCCGAAGGATGA
- a CDS encoding tetratricopeptide repeat protein, whose protein sequence is MKLDSLLGVDALDKPYAAKQGTEKTGGKRVRGASTARSAAAHFNRGEQFRRKGLLRSAAQAYRKAVEFAPDNAHYRFRLSECYAGIGLTEEAIVELERARDLKPEESYYHFSLGNLYVRAGRIEEAIASLQKATHFAPRDAYYNVRLGVLCLRFRYLHEAADALRRAIKLDPENASYHALLGDVYAGLGYDREALRHYRNAGRLDPYDARYVEQVRRMVAGDMT, encoded by the coding sequence ATGAAGCTCGATTCGCTTTTGGGAGTTGATGCTTTGGACAAGCCGTATGCGGCGAAGCAAGGAACGGAAAAGACCGGTGGGAAAAGAGTGAGAGGAGCCTCCACCGCGCGTTCTGCGGCGGCTCACTTTAACCGCGGCGAACAGTTTCGTCGCAAAGGCCTTCTTCGCTCCGCCGCACAGGCCTATCGAAAGGCCGTTGAGTTCGCTCCCGACAACGCCCACTATCGCTTTCGATTGAGTGAATGCTATGCGGGCATCGGGCTCACCGAAGAGGCGATTGTGGAGCTGGAACGCGCACGCGACCTGAAGCCTGAAGAGAGCTACTACCACTTTTCCTTAGGCAACCTCTATGTACGCGCCGGACGCATTGAGGAGGCTATCGCTTCGTTACAAAAGGCCACTCACTTTGCTCCGCGCGATGCCTACTACAATGTGCGTCTTGGCGTTCTCTGTTTGCGCTTTCGCTATCTTCACGAGGCGGCAGATGCCTTGCGTCGTGCCATCAAGCTGGATCCCGAAAACGCCTCCTATCATGCCCTGTTGGGCGATGTCTATGCAGGGCTCGGGTATGATCGGGAAGCCCTTAGACACTATCGCAACGCCGGCCGACTAGACCCCTACGACGCGCGCTACGTGGAGCAGGTACGGCGTATGGTGGCGGGAGATATGACATAA
- a CDS encoding nuclear transport factor 2 family protein yields MPLEKEVLDAARFDPAQRELLEITWRLLHAIDTGDAETYAALSSPELSCFEDVCAYRIDGLEFHLDLIRSMAKRLGSAPLRFDMLSPRVQIYGDCGIVTYTRLQTFEQDGMPHWKSYNETRVFVKQNGAWKLVHFHRSPTR; encoded by the coding sequence ATGCCGCTCGAGAAAGAGGTGCTAGATGCCGCCCGCTTCGATCCCGCACAGCGAGAGCTTTTAGAGATCACATGGCGCTTGCTGCATGCCATTGACACGGGTGATGCGGAAACCTATGCCGCTCTCTCCTCTCCAGAGCTTTCCTGTTTTGAAGATGTCTGTGCGTACCGGATAGATGGCTTAGAGTTTCACCTCGACCTTATTCGATCCATGGCAAAGAGGCTGGGGAGCGCCCCGCTCCGCTTTGACATGCTCTCTCCCCGCGTGCAGATCTACGGAGACTGTGGCATCGTAACCTATACGCGCCTACAGACCTTTGAGCAAGATGGGATGCCCCACTGGAAGAGCTACAACGAAACCAGGGTTTTTGTAAAGCAAAATGGGGCTTGGAAGCTGGTTCATTTTCATCGTTCGCCCACGCGCTGA
- a CDS encoding efflux RND transporter permease subunit, protein MWITRLAISRPLLVWMILLAITVLGILAYFHLPVDLNPRVTIPTITITTVYPGAAPSEVETEVTKPLEDAVGSVAGLKNVYSSSQPDVSIISMDFVAGTDVARALAAVRQHLQSVHLPAGAQTPQVSPLDINAQPVLYLGIESPSLNSLRLRQLADDVIAPRLRREPGVGAVEVYGGRTREIDIRVDPLRLQENHLTLADVINSLQMGGHNVPAGSITQGQQQIEVRFASAYTSLQALRNTVLLPSTSPQPLSSSPPTTPSLPSPPLTLADVADVSEGYAPQSVITRINGHKGVSLVVVKAADASAVTVVEELQNALAQLHSTLPPDVHIITLQNTATIVREALQDVDFSLLLGAFLAMGVVLLFLHNLRGTLIVSLAIPTCIIATFLVMYLVGFTLNQMTLLALSLSVGILVDDSIVVLESITRHLNRGETPIKAAYRGRAEIGFASLAITLTDVVVFVPIAFTGGIVGSFFKQFGLSIVFATLFSLLVSFTLTPMLASTWYRAGETIAARRGIYRILERIYVKLEDRYRQLLGVAMRRRWTVLIAGGVILVAMAWLALPHLGFEFLPGIDQGQISVTIEMPPGSSLNATDQLAVQVERTIATLPETAQMATTVGQILGGFGSIPQQGPQFAQVNVQLKPRANVFARWLHLRPSHTRLKTDSEVAQELQASLAPLAQRSGARIVATAVRSVVGVTQPIDIQLRGADIQQLARFAAAIRDRLTHIPGVLNPDVSVRTGKPEVTAAIVPFRAASFNLPPLQAGTILHEAIAGASPAVYRDGDKDIPLRVHLAGLDHSDLQQIGNIVIGYDSFGQPILLADVADLSLHSSPTSIDRQNGERMVAVTADLAPDAPLGNIQQRIQRQILNKLPHPGIKVHWGGDAETLNENVVPFATSVAVAALLVYVVMAILFNNPGTPFVIMFTLPMALAGALGALVLTGETLSLVAAIGVIMLLGLMGRNAILLLDYTNTLRARGEPRDLAIQEAGATRLRPILMTTIATILGMLPIALRIGQASEIRAPMAIVVIGGLLVSTLLTLVAIPVIYTLFDDLVLWLRQRLDYPARPSQNQNTEKRASQRVGER, encoded by the coding sequence ATGTGGATTACCCGCCTTGCCATATCACGCCCCCTACTTGTGTGGATGATACTCCTCGCTATAACGGTGCTCGGTATTCTTGCCTATTTTCATCTTCCGGTAGACCTTAATCCGCGTGTAACCATACCAACCATTACCATTACAACGGTCTATCCAGGGGCAGCGCCCTCTGAGGTAGAAACGGAGGTCACTAAGCCACTCGAAGATGCGGTGGGTTCCGTCGCTGGTCTCAAAAACGTCTACTCTAGCTCGCAACCAGACGTCTCCATTATCAGCATGGACTTTGTTGCGGGAACCGATGTGGCGCGGGCTTTGGCCGCAGTTCGCCAGCACCTACAATCCGTTCATCTACCGGCAGGGGCACAAACGCCTCAAGTCTCTCCTCTCGACATCAATGCGCAGCCAGTGCTCTATCTTGGCATAGAAAGCCCCTCGCTGAACTCGCTTCGTCTGCGCCAACTGGCCGACGATGTGATCGCTCCACGCTTGCGCCGAGAACCGGGGGTCGGCGCTGTCGAGGTGTATGGCGGAAGAACACGCGAGATAGACATTCGAGTAGACCCTCTGCGGCTGCAGGAGAACCATCTTACCCTCGCCGACGTTATTAACAGCTTACAGATGGGCGGCCACAATGTGCCAGCAGGCTCCATTACGCAAGGACAACAGCAGATCGAGGTGCGCTTCGCCAGCGCCTATACCTCTCTGCAGGCATTACGCAACACCGTGCTCCTGCCATCCACTTCGCCTCAACCTCTTTCCTCTTCTCCACCAACAACGCCTTCGCTGCCTTCACCACCGCTTACCCTGGCCGATGTGGCCGATGTTTCAGAGGGATATGCACCTCAATCGGTTATAACGCGCATCAATGGCCATAAGGGGGTGAGCCTTGTAGTGGTAAAAGCAGCAGATGCCAGCGCCGTAACCGTGGTGGAAGAGCTGCAAAACGCTCTTGCACAACTCCATTCAACCCTTCCGCCGGATGTTCACATCATCACGTTACAAAATACGGCTACCATCGTTCGTGAAGCGTTACAAGATGTGGATTTTAGCCTCCTTTTAGGGGCTTTTCTGGCGATGGGCGTGGTCTTGCTGTTCCTCCATAACCTGCGCGGCACTCTCATTGTCTCGCTGGCCATTCCTACCTGCATTATCGCTACCTTCTTAGTCATGTACCTAGTGGGGTTCACTCTCAACCAGATGACCCTTTTAGCGCTGTCGCTTTCCGTGGGTATTTTGGTGGACGATTCGATTGTGGTTCTTGAATCGATCACGCGACACCTTAACCGAGGCGAAACACCGATTAAAGCAGCCTACCGTGGTCGAGCCGAGATCGGTTTTGCAAGTCTCGCTATAACGCTGACCGACGTTGTTGTTTTCGTGCCCATTGCCTTTACCGGCGGCATCGTGGGCAGCTTCTTTAAGCAGTTTGGTCTGAGCATCGTTTTTGCCACTCTTTTTTCTCTGCTCGTCTCTTTCACTCTAACGCCCATGTTGGCCTCCACATGGTATCGCGCAGGAGAGACGATTGCAGCGCGTAGGGGCATCTATCGTATCTTAGAGCGCATCTATGTAAAGCTTGAGGATAGGTACCGCCAGCTTCTTGGGGTGGCGATGCGCCGCCGATGGACGGTGCTGATAGCAGGCGGGGTTATTCTTGTAGCCATGGCTTGGCTGGCTCTACCTCATCTCGGCTTTGAGTTTTTGCCAGGAATCGATCAAGGTCAAATAAGCGTCACCATCGAAATGCCTCCAGGCAGCAGCCTTAATGCGACCGATCAGCTAGCCGTACAGGTCGAGCGCACCATCGCCACCTTGCCCGAAACAGCCCAAATGGCCACCACGGTGGGGCAGATATTGGGTGGCTTTGGCTCCATACCGCAACAAGGGCCGCAGTTTGCCCAGGTCAATGTGCAGCTCAAACCGCGTGCAAACGTCTTCGCACGCTGGCTTCATCTGCGTCCGTCGCACACCCGTCTTAAAACCGATAGCGAAGTCGCCCAAGAGCTTCAGGCCTCTCTTGCTCCCCTAGCCCAGAGAAGTGGTGCCCGCATTGTGGCCACTGCCGTTCGCTCGGTGGTGGGGGTTACGCAACCGATAGATATCCAGCTGAGAGGAGCGGATATACAACAGCTGGCTCGGTTTGCGGCTGCGATTCGCGATCGTCTTACCCATATTCCCGGCGTGCTCAACCCAGACGTTTCCGTGCGTACCGGAAAACCAGAGGTCACCGCGGCCATCGTACCGTTTCGCGCGGCCTCCTTCAACCTTCCTCCTCTTCAGGCCGGCACCATTCTCCATGAGGCTATTGCAGGTGCCTCACCCGCCGTCTATCGAGACGGTGATAAAGACATTCCGCTGCGGGTACATCTTGCCGGCCTCGATCACAGCGATCTGCAACAGATTGGTAACATCGTCATCGGCTACGATTCGTTCGGACAGCCCATCCTGCTTGCGGATGTGGCCGATCTCTCGCTGCATAGCAGCCCCACCAGCATCGACCGGCAGAACGGCGAACGGATGGTTGCCGTAACCGCAGATCTCGCGCCCGATGCGCCGCTAGGGAATATCCAACAGAGAATACAGCGCCAAATCTTGAACAAGCTGCCTCATCCCGGCATCAAAGTTCATTGGGGTGGCGATGCAGAGACGCTGAACGAAAATGTCGTCCCCTTTGCCACCTCCGTCGCTGTGGCCGCTCTGCTCGTCTATGTCGTCATGGCGATCCTTTTCAACAACCCAGGAACCCCCTTCGTCATCATGTTCACATTGCCGATGGCGCTTGCCGGCGCCCTAGGGGCTCTGGTACTTACCGGGGAGACCCTGTCGTTAGTTGCCGCGATCGGGGTCATTATGTTGTTGGGATTGATGGGCAGAAACGCAATTCTACTACTCGACTACACCAACACGCTGCGCGCTCGCGGCGAGCCGCGCGACCTCGCCATTCAAGAGGCGGGTGCAACCCGTCTCCGTCCCATCCTTATGACAACGATCGCCACGATTCTGGGCATGTTGCCCATCGCGCTTCGTATCGGACAGGCTTCCGAAATTAGAGCTCCTATGGCGATTGTGGTTATTGGCGGCCTACTGGTCTCCACGCTGCTAACGTTGGTGGCAATACCGGTTATCTACACGCTGTTCGACGATCTCGTTCTGTGGCTACGCCAACGCCTCGATTATCCGGCGCGCCCGTCACAAAACCAAAACACAGAAAAACGAGCCTCTCAGCGCGTGGGCGAACGATGA
- a CDS encoding efflux RND transporter periplasmic adaptor subunit: MKSSVNRRRFIMFIALIALLAVVLIAMSRERGEEHRPWREESGEKVSLTSPSSAPTSLTSSTISKSSNQPSAPKQEPLQLLGLVQTSDRAVLSISQPTKALTVLVHNGDRVTAGQTLVVLDDTQTRAQWDQAEAGYRAAQAQLRKAIVGAEAQRLKADSDLQTAKAALQQAQQKEQQAQTALRAAEAANNADAVAAAANVQKAKIELDQAQKNLWSLQQLASVGGVSQLQLQGAQAQVETAEADLKAAKAQLQQTSTAPGGSLPYRVALAQQDLDQAKAGVQQAQQAVQTAVTARQHVLAIAQHDVAAARDAVQQAHAALVAAKSVYRANQLISPIEGIVTDLAVHTGDIVQPGLPLLAVVSTNHPYVEALALARQLPLLHIGQAAKVFLDSHPGAAYTAELTYISPVAEPDGRSFRVHFAFLHLPAGLRIGQSARILVMLP; this comes from the coding sequence ATGAAAAGCTCCGTCAACCGCCGCCGATTTATTATGTTCATCGCACTTATAGCTCTCCTGGCTGTAGTGCTCATAGCGATGAGTAGAGAGCGAGGCGAAGAGCATCGGCCTTGGAGGGAAGAAAGCGGCGAGAAGGTTTCTCTCACTTCTCCCTCTTCTGCCCCGACCTCTCTAACCTCATCCACTATTAGCAAAAGCTCTAATCAACCTTCAGCGCCAAAGCAAGAGCCGCTGCAACTGCTCGGACTTGTTCAGACCTCCGACCGAGCCGTCCTCTCCATCTCGCAGCCCACCAAAGCGCTTACGGTTCTTGTGCACAATGGCGATCGTGTTACTGCAGGCCAAACCCTTGTTGTTCTTGACGATACGCAAACACGCGCCCAATGGGATCAGGCCGAAGCAGGCTATCGCGCCGCGCAAGCTCAACTTCGCAAGGCTATCGTAGGCGCTGAAGCCCAACGACTTAAAGCTGATAGCGATCTGCAAACGGCTAAAGCGGCCCTCCAACAAGCTCAACAAAAGGAGCAGCAGGCCCAAACGGCCCTTCGCGCGGCTGAAGCTGCCAACAACGCCGATGCTGTTGCTGCGGCTGCCAATGTGCAAAAAGCGAAGATCGAGCTCGATCAAGCTCAAAAAAACCTCTGGTCTCTACAACAGCTTGCCTCCGTCGGAGGGGTTTCGCAACTGCAACTCCAGGGAGCACAAGCCCAGGTCGAGACCGCTGAGGCCGATCTCAAAGCCGCCAAAGCCCAGCTACAGCAGACTAGCACAGCGCCCGGCGGATCTCTACCCTATCGGGTTGCCCTTGCCCAGCAAGACCTCGATCAGGCGAAAGCCGGCGTTCAACAAGCACAGCAAGCGGTTCAAACTGCGGTCACAGCACGCCAGCACGTCCTCGCAATCGCCCAACACGATGTCGCCGCCGCTCGTGATGCCGTGCAGCAAGCCCATGCCGCTCTCGTCGCTGCAAAATCCGTCTATCGGGCGAACCAACTCATCAGCCCGATCGAGGGCATTGTTACCGACCTCGCGGTTCATACCGGCGATATCGTACAGCCGGGCTTGCCGCTTCTTGCCGTGGTCTCCACAAACCATCCCTATGTAGAGGCCCTAGCGCTGGCACGTCAACTTCCTTTGCTACATATTGGCCAAGCCGCAAAGGTGTTCTTAGATAGCCACCCGGGTGCTGCCTACACAGCCGAACTCACCTACATATCGCCGGTAGCCGAGCCCGATGGCCGGTCGTTCCGTGTGCACTTCGCCTTTCTCCACCTTCCAGCGGGGTTGCGGATCGGCCAGAGCGCCCGCATTCTGGTGATGCTCCCGTAG
- a CDS encoding TolC family protein, whose protein sequence is MIGRKSLFILVALIAYGISLCRAQETPTSLTISQAIQIALQQSPQAQAARYELASAEAAAEPDRPVARPSITATASGTEQGQEVRLPGISAPPTLPEQFGQIKLEFEQPLYRAGLGAAKNRYQAERAIAYQNYRKELADIALSVSKACVDLLRAQAGLKAAEEGVAFAKEYAALVERQITAGFGKPVDRALAQSQTAEAELGLAKAQGAYHLAKMNLNRLLGRPLEASIQIVPPASLPEPPSSPEEAIATAQTQRPDLLLLDLQLQAAKAGLSLARLATQPTLSFHAELAEQTRTALVPQHYAAATIELDWQLLDKGERKANRAQAENAVERLVALRQDALSGIVLDVTQAWQQMEEAKAQLALAQVQLESSKASLAVAEKAYEVGQGTALDIKNAYHDYTTSQQSELQAEYDLIAAEFAFRHAQGTIVPQQNPK, encoded by the coding sequence ATGATCGGCCGCAAATCCCTTTTTATCCTAGTCGCGCTCATCGCGTACGGCATATCTTTATGCCGTGCACAGGAAACGCCCACCTCTCTCACCATCTCTCAGGCCATCCAAATCGCGCTGCAACAGAGCCCCCAAGCACAAGCAGCTCGCTACGAACTGGCTTCGGCGGAGGCCGCAGCGGAACCCGACCGCCCCGTGGCGCGCCCCTCCATCACCGCGACCGCCTCCGGCACCGAGCAGGGCCAAGAGGTGCGGCTTCCCGGCATCTCAGCTCCTCCGACTCTTCCAGAACAGTTCGGCCAAATAAAACTGGAGTTCGAACAGCCTCTCTATCGCGCAGGGCTTGGCGCTGCAAAAAACCGCTATCAGGCCGAACGCGCCATCGCCTATCAAAACTATCGGAAAGAGCTGGCCGACATCGCCCTTTCCGTTTCAAAAGCCTGTGTAGATCTATTACGCGCTCAGGCCGGCCTCAAGGCGGCAGAGGAGGGTGTCGCATTCGCAAAAGAGTACGCTGCTCTCGTGGAACGGCAAATTACCGCTGGGTTCGGTAAGCCGGTGGATCGCGCCCTCGCGCAGTCTCAAACAGCCGAGGCTGAGCTTGGCCTGGCAAAAGCACAAGGCGCCTACCATTTGGCAAAAATGAACCTCAATCGGCTCCTAGGACGTCCCCTAGAGGCCTCCATTCAGATCGTGCCTCCTGCCTCGTTACCGGAGCCGCCCTCTTCCCCCGAAGAGGCCATCGCCACAGCGCAAACGCAACGCCCCGACTTGCTTCTTCTTGACCTTCAACTACAGGCCGCCAAAGCAGGACTTTCTCTTGCACGCCTTGCAACGCAACCCACACTCAGCTTTCATGCCGAACTTGCAGAGCAAACGCGTACGGCCCTCGTTCCGCAACACTATGCGGCCGCTACCATCGAGCTTGATTGGCAACTGTTGGATAAAGGGGAGCGTAAAGCAAATAGGGCACAGGCCGAAAATGCCGTGGAACGCCTTGTGGCGCTTCGCCAAGATGCCTTGTCCGGTATTGTCCTTGATGTGACACAGGCCTGGCAGCAGATGGAAGAGGCAAAAGCACAACTAGCCCTTGCCCAAGTTCAGTTGGAAAGCAGCAAGGCGAGCTTAGCCGTGGCAGAGAAAGCCTACGAGGTTGGACAAGGCACGGCACTCGACATAAAAAACGCCTACCACGACTATACAACGTCGCAACAGAGTGAACTTCAAGCTGAGTACGATCTGATCGCTGCCGAGTTCGCTTTTCGGCACGCTCAGGGAACTATCGTTCCTCAACAGAATCCCAAATAG
- a CDS encoding nucleoside phosphorylase: MICERAQLRIGVLFALPQERKPFRPIEAAQQNLIVHCSGAGRENAARGAQQLLAQGAQYLIVCGFGGGLVEEVMPGTLLLADQVLDGAASSPQVYKPNVELFWQAQQVAPPQVCLQIGPLATVNRVLLNSAEKSAFLQKLSAIYPEKPLGIDMESFGAAQVAAAHNCPWIVVRAITDGHRDSMPFDFNVLTDTQGRIRPFPLLLAVLKQPQNLPELLLLGKRAANAAKMLALYLQNLVAVLQEPLP; the protein is encoded by the coding sequence TTGATATGTGAGAGAGCACAGCTGCGAATCGGAGTGCTCTTTGCGCTGCCTCAAGAAAGAAAGCCCTTCCGGCCGATAGAGGCAGCGCAACAAAATCTTATCGTTCACTGCTCCGGCGCCGGGAGAGAAAATGCAGCACGGGGCGCGCAGCAGCTTCTTGCACAAGGCGCTCAGTATCTTATCGTCTGCGGATTCGGCGGTGGCCTGGTAGAGGAGGTTATGCCAGGCACCTTGTTGTTGGCAGACCAAGTGCTTGACGGGGCGGCATCGTCACCGCAAGTCTATAAGCCCAATGTCGAACTGTTTTGGCAAGCACAACAGGTTGCGCCGCCGCAGGTCTGCCTGCAGATAGGCCCGCTGGCAACGGTAAATCGCGTTCTGCTAAACTCAGCGGAAAAAAGCGCCTTTTTGCAGAAGCTCTCAGCAATCTATCCAGAAAAACCCTTGGGAATCGATATGGAAAGCTTCGGCGCAGCACAAGTTGCCGCTGCACACAACTGCCCTTGGATTGTTGTACGCGCCATTACGGATGGCCATCGGGATAGCATGCCTTTTGATTTTAATGTGCTCACCGATACACAAGGTCGTATTCGTCCTTTTCCTCTCCTGCTTGCCGTCTTAAAACAGCCTCAAAACCTGCCAGAGCTCTTGCTATTGGGCAAAAGAGCTGCCAACGCAGCGAAGATGCTCGCGCTGTACCTTCAAAATCTCGTTGCCGTGCTGCAGGAGCCTCTCCCATGA
- the ispH gene encoding 4-hydroxy-3-methylbut-2-enyl diphosphate reductase, translated as MPKNKNHNVASTPSGRTVIMASEVGFCFGVKRAINLTRQALDERKDVFILGDLVHNKRVTDELESKGLRKVEDYTQSRGGTMVIRAHGLPKAKIEEAKMQGIEVVDATCPIVLRAQEAAQILERDGYQVVIIGDKNHAEIKGILGSLENPALVIDSVEELHEAKKNFKLLRKVGVIFQTTHALELCHKIINEMLMMCKEIRIINTICRPVQNRQDDAIELAQKVDLMIVVGSRTSANTMELAALCRHYNPNTIHVQNAEELPIEALADCKTIGIASGLSTPEDLVEAVRQKVLSCDIAPPSEEPVAQSS; from the coding sequence ATGCCAAAAAACAAAAACCATAACGTGGCCAGCACACCGTCTGGCCGAACCGTGATCATGGCCAGCGAGGTGGGTTTCTGCTTTGGCGTTAAACGTGCCATCAATCTCACCCGTCAGGCCCTCGATGAACGCAAAGACGTGTTTATTCTCGGTGATCTCGTCCATAACAAACGTGTTACCGATGAACTCGAAAGCAAAGGCCTTCGGAAAGTCGAAGACTACACGCAGAGCCGTGGCGGAACGATGGTCATCCGCGCCCATGGACTGCCTAAAGCGAAAATAGAAGAAGCCAAAATGCAGGGCATCGAAGTGGTAGATGCCACCTGCCCCATCGTCTTGCGCGCACAAGAGGCCGCCCAAATCCTGGAGCGAGATGGCTATCAGGTGGTGATCATCGGAGATAAAAATCATGCAGAGATCAAAGGCATCCTTGGCTCACTTGAAAACCCAGCCCTCGTGATCGATAGCGTTGAGGAACTCCATGAAGCCAAGAAAAACTTCAAGCTCCTGCGCAAAGTCGGTGTGATCTTTCAAACGACTCACGCGCTTGAACTGTGCCACAAAATCATCAACGAGATGTTGATGATGTGTAAGGAGATACGCATCATCAACACGATCTGCCGTCCCGTACAAAATCGGCAGGATGACGCCATCGAGTTGGCTCAAAAAGTAGATCTGATGATCGTGGTCGGCTCTCGCACCAGTGCAAATACCATGGAGCTTGCCGCGCTATGCAGACACTATAACCCCAATACCATCCATGTTCAAAACGCCGAAGAGCTGCCCATCGAGGCGTTAGCCGACTGTAAAACCATCGGCATCGCGTCCGGCCTCTCCACTCCGGAAGACCTCGTCGAGGCCGTGCGCCAAAAGGTGCTTTCCTGTGATATCGCACCACCGTCGGAAGAGCCGGTGGCGCAGTCATCTTGA